AGTACAACGACGGCTACTCGGACAATATCCTGTCCTTTGTCAATAATGTCCGCACCAAGGACGGCGGTACCCACGAGACGGGGCTCAAGACCGCTATTACCAAGGCTATGAACGACTATGCCAGAAAGACAGGCCTGCTCAAGGAAAAGGACAAAAATCTGGAAGGTTCGGACTACCGCGAGGGTCTGGCTGCTGTCCTGTCTATCCTCGTTCCAGAAGAACACCTCCAGTTTGAAGGCCAGACCAAGGACAAGTTGGGCAGTCCTTTGGCTCGCCCTGCCGTGGACTCCATCGTCTCTGACAAGCTGACCTTCTTCCTCTTGGAAAATGGTGAGCTGGCTTCTAACCTCATCCGCAAGGCTATCAAGGCCAGAGATGCCAGGGAAGCAGCCCGCAAGGCGCGTGACGAAAGCCGCAATGGCAAGAAAAATAAAAAAGACAAGGGCTTGCTCTCTGGTAAGCTGACTCCGGCCCAGTCCAAGAACCCAGCCAAGAACGAACTCTATCTGGTCGAGGGAGACTCTGCCGGTGGCTCTGCCAAGCAAGGCCGTGACCGTAAGTTCCAAGCCATCCTGCCCCTACGCGGTAAGGTCATCAACACCGCCAAGGCTAAGATGGCCGACATTCTCAAGAACGAGGAAATCAACACCATGATCTACACGATTGGAGCGGGTGTCGGGTCAGACTTTACCCTTGAGGATGCCAACTATGACAAGATCATCATCATGACCGATGCGGACACCGACGGTGCCCATATCCAGACCTTGCTGCTGACCTTTTTCTATCGCTATATGCGTCCGCTGGTCGAGGCTGGCCGCGTCTATATTGCCCTGCCGCCTCTCTACAAGATGTCCAAGGGCAAGGGTAAGAGCGAAGTTGTTGAGTATGCCTGGACCGATGGCGAGCTGGACGATCTGCGCCGTAAGTTTGGTAAGGGAGCCATGCTTCAGCGCTACAAGGGGCTTGGTGAAATGAACGCCGACCAACTCTGGGAGACCACTATGAATCCTGAAACCCGCACCCTCATCCGTGTCACCATCGAAGACCTGGCCCGCGCTGAACGCCGTGTCAATGTCCTCATGGGCGACAAGGTCGAACCACGCCGCAAGTGGATCGAGGATAATGTCAAGTTTACGCTTGAGGAGAGTGGAGTGTTTTAATACCTAGTTATTGAGATTTGCTAGATTATAAGTTTATCAGACTTGGAAAGGGTAGAAAATGATTATTAGACCTGCAAATATGAAAGATTGTCCAGTTATTTACGCCCTTTATCAAAGTGAAAAATTATTTTCTTTTACATCCTTACTCAATCTCCCTTCGCAAAAAAGTCATGCAGAAGCTAGGCATGGAATTTGTCAAAGAATTTGATAATGAAAAAGTTCTAGCTGACAGTCCCCTTTGTAGACATGTCCTCTACAGAATCAAGAGTTTCAACTAAAAGGCAGGTATTCCCATGAGAACTGAAACCGAAATGTTTGATGTGATTTTGCAAACCGCAAAAGTGCTACAGGTTGA
This genomic window from Streptococcus cristatus AS 1.3089 contains:
- the parE gene encoding DNA topoisomerase IV subunit B — its product is MAKKEININNYNDDAIQVLEGLDAVRKRPGMYIGSTDGAGLHHLVWEIVDNAVDEALSGFGDRIEVTINNDGSLTVADHGRGMPVGMHAMGIPTVEVIFTVLHAGGKFGQGGYKTSGGLHGVGSSVVNALSSWLEVEITRDGTVYKQRFENGGKPVTTLKKIGTAPKSKSGTKVTFMPDDTIFSTTDFKYNTIAERLKESAFLLKNVRLSLTDARTGEEVEFHYENGVEDFVSYLNEDKETLTPVLYFEGEESGFQVQVALQYNDGYSDNILSFVNNVRTKDGGTHETGLKTAITKAMNDYARKTGLLKEKDKNLEGSDYREGLAAVLSILVPEEHLQFEGQTKDKLGSPLARPAVDSIVSDKLTFFLLENGELASNLIRKAIKARDAREAARKARDESRNGKKNKKDKGLLSGKLTPAQSKNPAKNELYLVEGDSAGGSAKQGRDRKFQAILPLRGKVINTAKAKMADILKNEEINTMIYTIGAGVGSDFTLEDANYDKIIIMTDADTDGAHIQTLLLTFFYRYMRPLVEAGRVYIALPPLYKMSKGKGKSEVVEYAWTDGELDDLRRKFGKGAMLQRYKGLGEMNADQLWETTMNPETRTLIRVTIEDLARAERRVNVLMGDKVEPRRKWIEDNVKFTLEESGVF